A single region of the Triticum dicoccoides isolate Atlit2015 ecotype Zavitan chromosome 2B, WEW_v2.0, whole genome shotgun sequence genome encodes:
- the LOC119364093 gene encoding uncharacterized protein LOC119364093, translating to MVAPIAVASAGLGMLAGVAMANRSMQEGRPAAAVRWPLLQKPRCATCSGTGRVECLCSRWSDGDGSGCRTCAGTRRMPCRSCGGSGTGRRAPVRIATASATPLRPRASTR from the coding sequence ATGGTGGCGCCGATCGCGGTGGCGTCGGCGGGGCTGGGGATGCTGGCGGGGGTGGCGATGGCCAACAGGTCCATGCAGGAGGGGAGGCCCGCGGCGGCGGTGCGGTGGCCGCTGCTGCAGAAGCCGCGATGCGCCACATGCAGCGGGACGGGAAGGGTTGAGTGCCTGTGCTCTCGGTGGTCCGACGGGGACGGCTCAGGCTGCCGGACCTGCGCGGGCACCCGGAGGATGCCTTGCCGGAGCTGCGGTGGGTCCGGGACCGGACGTCGGGCGCCCGTGCGGATCGCCACCGCCTCCGCCACGCCGCTCCGGCCACGGGCGAGCACGCGGTGA